From Coffea arabica cultivar ET-39 chromosome 9c, Coffea Arabica ET-39 HiFi, whole genome shotgun sequence, one genomic window encodes:
- the LOC113708463 gene encoding protein FAR1-RELATED SEQUENCE 5-like, translating to MEEALCPKIGMEFQSEDKAYNFYNRYGLVVGFSVRKDYLNKDKDGVVTSRRYTCCKEGFKPRYEGDVKPKRTRAETKTGCEAKMGIILNRETMKYQVRDLVIEHNHILHISECAHMMRSQRKVSISQGAQAEIANVAGISLKQSHELMGKEAGGLGNIGYTRDDLKRYLRTKRERGLKYGEAGAMLQYFEEQKLENPSFFHAEQLDCEEQITNIFWADASMLMDYTYFGDVITFDTTYKTNKEYRPLGVFVGFNQFRQLVIFGATLLYDETIESFKWVFGTFVEAVCGRHPKTIFTDQDAAMAAAISAVMPSTYHGLCTFHIRVNFMKHLGNYYKDGSNLPYRFGECMYEIEDENEFIMAWDAMLKEHKLETNEWLCGIYACRKKWAKCFMKGAWTAGMRSTQLSESLNASIKNYLKLDHDLVEFFKHFDRVVDEKRYNELRAEYHSRQKLPMLGLQQTPVLIQAACIYSPCMFVAFQNEYDECTTMVILDQKHTTMHVEYSVSHYDGGRARRLILNPITKDITCSCNLFEQEGILCSHALKVYDMVGTKFIPDQYVTKRWTKKARSGGSVDCKGREISSDPSLSISHRYRLLAPEMVRLATRAAMSEAATKLVSSAMSELSKRVEMLFCGEIDEITQNSASMDLCKGIQVQNAAGHFVTPTGLKKRRGRKTKKVLRSWVDRFHR from the coding sequence ATGGAAGAAGCATTGTGTCCTAAGATCGGCATGGAGTTTCAGTCAGAAGATAAGGCATACAACTTCTACAATAGGTACGGATTAGTTGTTGGGTTTAGTGTTCGGAAAGACTACTTGAACAAGGATAAAGACGGTGTAGTTACATCGAGAAGGTACACATGTTGCAAAGAAGGTTTCAAACCACGGTACGAAGGAGATGTAAAACCAAAGAGAACTCGGGCTGAAACAAAAACCGGATGTGAAGCTAAAATGGGGATAATTTTGAACAGAGAAACAATGAAGTATCAGGTTCGAGATCTGGTAATCGAGCATAATCACATACTACACATTTCAGAATGTGCTCATATGATGCGTTCGCAAAGAAAAGTAAGTATTTCTCAAGGAGCCCAAGCTGAGATTGCAAATGTTGCAGGAATATCCTTGAAACAATCCCATGAACTCATGGGAAAAGAGGCAGGTGGATTAGGCAATATTGGCTACACTCGTGATGACTTAAAACGCTATCTACgaacaaaaagagagagaggattAAAGTATGGTGAAGCTGGTGCAATGCTACAATACTTTGAAgaacaaaaattggaaaatccgTCATTCTTCCACGCAGAGCAGCTTGATTGTGAAGAAcaaattacaaatatattttgggcTGATGCATCAATGCTGATGGATTATACCTATTTTGGAGATGTGATTACATTTGACACCACATATAAAACTAACAAGGAGTACAGACCATTGGGCGTATTTGTGGGATTCAATCAATTTAGACAATTGGTTATTTTTGGAGCAACTCTATTGTATGATGAGACCATTGAATCATTCAAGTGGGTGTTCGGTACATTTGTAGAGGCAGTTTGTGGAAGGCACCCAAAAACCATCTTCACAGATCAGGATGCAGCCATGGCCGCTGCAATTTCAGCTGTTATGCCTTCAACATACCATGGTCTGTGCACTTTTCATATTAGAGTCAACTTCATGAAACACCTTGGGAACTATTACAAGGATGGTAGTAATCTCCCATATAGATTTGGTGAATGTATGTATGAGATAGAAGATGAAAATGAGTTTATCATGGCCTGGGATGCAATGCTAAAAGAACACAAGCTCGAAACAAATGAATGGTTGTGTGGCATTTATGCATGTCGAAAGAAATGGGCAAAATGCTTCATGAAAGGCGCCTGGACTGCAGGTATGCGTAGCACCCAACTAAGTGAGAGTCTAAATGCTTCCataaaaaattatctaaaactTGATCATGATCTGGttgaatttttcaaacattttgacCGAGTTGTGGATGAAAAAAGATATAATGAACTAAGAGCTGAGTATCACAGTCGACAGAAGCTGCCAATGTTGGGATTGCAACAGACTCCCGTACTGATCCAGGCAGCTTGTATATACTCTCCATGTATGTTTGTTGCATTCCAGAATGAATACGATGAATGCACTACAATGGTGATCTTGGACCAAAAGCATACTACAATGCATGTGGAATACAGTGTCAGTCACTATGATGGAGGAAGGGCAAGAAGACTGATATTGAATCCAATAACTAAAGACATTACTTGTAGTTGTAATCTTTTTGAGCAGGAAGGAATCCTATGCTCACATGCTTTAAAAGTGTATGATATGGTTGGAACAAAGTTTATTCCTGATCAATATGTGACAAAGAGGTGGACAAAGAAGGCAAGGTCCGGAGGCAGCGTCGATTGCAAGGGTAGAGAAATATCATCAGATCCGTCTCTCTCTATTTCCCATCGATATAGGCTATTAGCACCCGAAATGGTAAGACTTGCTACCAGGGCTGCCATGTCAGAAGCCGCTACAAAGTTAGTCAGTAGCGCAATGTCTGAATTGTCAAAGAGAGTCGAAATGCTATTTTGTGGAGAAATAGATGAAATAACACAGAATAGTGCATCAATGGATCTATGTAAGGGAATACAGGTGCAGAATGCAGCTGGTCACTTTGTGACTCCAACAGGTTTGAAGAAACGAAGAGGCAGAAAAACTAAGAAAGTATTGCGTAGTTGGGTGGACAGGTTTCACAGGTAA